The sequence below is a genomic window from Kitasatospora kifunensis.
GTCACCCTGCACCTGGACGGCGCGGGGCTGCACACCTACGGTTCCGTCACCGTCGTCTTCAACGCCACCCCGACCACCCAGCACCAGACCGTGGCCGCCCTCGCCGGCACCACCCAGCGCCTGCACCCGGCCCAGGCCGACGGCGCGGACCCGGTGGTGAAGACGGCCGCCTTCGACCCCGCCACGGGCACCTTCACCGTCCCGGCGCGGAGCGTGGCGGTCTTCGTCCAGTAGGCGTTTTTCCACCTGAATCCCACCCGATCGGGCCCCCGGCTTGTACTTTCCTACAAGTCGGGGGCCCGATCGGCTGACCGCCACTGTGTGGATCTTCAAGCTTTGCGCGTGAACTGGCTTTCGAGCCGGGTATCAGTCAGGATCGACGGTTGGGTGCGGGGCGCCCGAGTGCGCCCTGCGGCCGAGCCGCATCCGCACCTGAGGTGTACTTTTCTCCCAGCCAGAGAGCCCCATTCATGCGCTTCCTGAACGACCTCAAGCCCGCGTACGACCTGACGTACGACGACGTCTTCATGGTCCCCAGCCGTTCCGCCGTGGGCTCCCGGCAGGGTGTCGACCTCTCCTCCCAGGACGGCACCGGCACCACGATCCCGCTGGTGGTCGCCAACATGACCGCGATCGCTGGTCGCCGGATGGCCGAGACGGTGGCCCGGCGCGGTGGCCTGGTGGCCATCCCGCAGGACATTCCGACCGAGGTCATCGCCGACGTGATCGGCTGGGTCAAGCAGCGCCACCTGGTCTTCGACACGGCGCTCACCCTGGCGCCCGGCGCCACCGTCGCCGACGCGCTGGCGCTGCTGCCCAAGCGCGCCCACGGCGGCCTGGTCGTGGTCGAGGACGGCAAGCCGGTCGGCGTGGTCACCGAGGGCGACTGCCAGGGGGTGGACCGCTTCACCAGCCTCGCCCAGGTGATGTCCCGCGACCTGCTGCTGCTGGACGCCGACATCGACCCGCGCGCCGCCTTCGAGAAGCTCAACGAGGGTCACCGCAAGCTGGCCCCGGTCATCGACGCCGACGGCAAGCTGGTCGGCATCCTGACCCGCAAGGGCGCGCTGCGCGCCACCCTCTACACCCCGGCGGTCGACGCCAACGGCAAGCTGCGGATCGCGGCCACCGTCGGCATCAACGGCGACGTGGCCGGCAAGGCCAAGGCGCTGATCGACGCCGGCGCGGACGTGCTGGTGGTGGACACCGCGCACGGCCACCAGGAGTCGATGATCAGCGCGCTGCGCGCGGTACGCGGCCTGGACCCGCAGATCCCGATCGTGGCGGGCAACGTGGTCTCCGCCGCCGGTGTGCGCGACCTGGTCGAGGCCGGCGCGGACATCCTGAAGGTCGGCGTCGGCCCCGGTGCCATGTGCACCACCCGGATGATGACCGGCGTGGGCCGCCCGCAGTTCTCCGCCGTGCTGGAGTGCGCCGCCGAGGCGCGCCGGCTCGGCAAGCACGTCTGGGCGGACGGCGGCGTGCGCCACCCGCGCGACGTGGCGATGGCGCTGGCCGCCGGCGCCTCCAACGTGATGATCGGCTCCTGGTTCGCCGGTACCTATGAGTCGCCCGGCGACCTGCAGACCACCGCCGACGGCCGCCAGTACAAGGAGAGTTTCGGCATGGCCTCGGCCCGCGCGGTGCTCAACCGCACGGCCGAGGAGTCCGGGTACGACCGGGCCCGCAAGGCGCTCTTCGAGGAGGGCATCTCCACCTCGCGGATGTTCCTGGACCCGGCCCGCCCGGGTGTCGAGGACCTGATCGACTCGGTGATCGCGGGCGTCCGCAGCTCCTGCACCTACGCCGGTGCCGCCAGCCTGGAGGAGTTCCACGAGAAGGCGATCGTCGGCGTGCAGAGCGCGGCCGGCTACGCCGAGGGCAAGCCGCTGCACTCCAGCTGGGCCTGACCGGTCGGCGGCGGGTGACCGACCGAGCCCCCGACCCTGCGTTGCAGGGGCGGGGGCTCGATCGTGCGTGTGGGGACCAGTGGCGTCAGCCCTGGTACGTGGCCCACAACTTGGAGAACTGGTACGGCGACTGCTGGATGTTGGTGCACTTGAACAGGCTGCCCGTGCAGGCGTTGCCGTCCCGGGTGACCTCCCAGAAGGACAGCTCACCCAGGTGGTTCTGCTGGGCGAAGGTGAGCAGCTGCTGGGCGTCGTTCAGGCCGAACACCTCGTCCGCGTTGTCGTTCTGACCGAGCATCGGGGTGACCCC
It includes:
- a CDS encoding GuaB1 family IMP dehydrogenase-related protein; the encoded protein is MRFLNDLKPAYDLTYDDVFMVPSRSAVGSRQGVDLSSQDGTGTTIPLVVANMTAIAGRRMAETVARRGGLVAIPQDIPTEVIADVIGWVKQRHLVFDTALTLAPGATVADALALLPKRAHGGLVVVEDGKPVGVVTEGDCQGVDRFTSLAQVMSRDLLLLDADIDPRAAFEKLNEGHRKLAPVIDADGKLVGILTRKGALRATLYTPAVDANGKLRIAATVGINGDVAGKAKALIDAGADVLVVDTAHGHQESMISALRAVRGLDPQIPIVAGNVVSAAGVRDLVEAGADILKVGVGPGAMCTTRMMTGVGRPQFSAVLECAAEARRLGKHVWADGGVRHPRDVAMALAAGASNVMIGSWFAGTYESPGDLQTTADGRQYKESFGMASARAVLNRTAEESGYDRARKALFEEGISTSRMFLDPARPGVEDLIDSVIAGVRSSCTYAGAASLEEFHEKAIVGVQSAAGYAEGKPLHSSWA